CTGCGTATCTTCCGCGACTATGCCGGAGGTAGTACTTGCCGCGACATCGCTGCCGCTCTTAATCGCGAAGGTATTAAACCGTTTCGCGGCCGTGCCTGGAATGCGTCGACCATTCACGGATCTGCAAAGCGAGCCTCCGGCATGATCTGCAACGAGATCTATCGGGGCGTCATTGTTTGGAACCGCGTCGGCAAGATTCGCAATCCGCAGACGGGGCGCAAGGTGCCCCGAGTCAACCCGCGCAGTGAGTGGCGGCGGATCGAGGCACCGCATCTGCGCATCATCCCGGAAGATCTTTGGCAGGAGACGGCAGCTCGGCTTGCCAAGGCGCGAACCACGAATTGCGGCTGGAAGGGCGTGCCGCCTCGTCGCATCCTGTCGGGCCTCCTGCGGTGTGGCGAATGCGGCTCAAGCCTCGTCTCGGCTGGCTCGCAGCGCGGCCGGCCCGTGGCACGGTGCTCCCGGTCGATCGAGTCGGGAGATTGCACCAACAGGCGCCAATGCCGGCTTGACCTGATCGAAGAGGCTGTGCTCGGGGGCCTACGCGAGGAGCTCAAAAATCCTGCCGTAATCGAGGGTGCCCGCCGGGGCTTTGCCGAGGAGTGGGCGCGACTTTCGAAGGAGCGGTCGCGCGAGAGCGCCGCGGCTGAGCGCAAGCTACAGGATGCGCGCCGCGAGGCAGCTAGGCTGGTCGACGCAGTTGCAAAGGGAGAATTGACCGGACGTATGGTCGGCGCCAGGGTCGCCGAACTCGAGGCCGAGATTGATCGCCAGGAGGCGCGCCTCGCTCGGGCGACCGAGGGGAACGTCGTCACCCTGCATCCGGCTACTCTCGCCGTCTATCTCGATGCGGTGGAGCAGCTCGCGAAAGCGCTTTCGGCCGCCGATGCCAAGGCTGCGTGCCTCAAGCTGCGCGAGCTCATTGACTGCATTGTCGTAGCACCGCGGCTCAGGCCCGGCGATCCGATCCATTTCGAGGTTCGCGGGCGCCTAGCCGCCCTGATGCAGCCCGACCCCGGCAAAATGTCGGTGAGAGCGTTGGTGCCCAGGGGCGGGATCGAACCACCGACACTGCGATTTTCAGTCGCATGCTCTACCAACTGAGCTACCTGGGCATACCCGCGGGGCCGAAAAGGCCGGAGCGAGCGGGCGGTTTATAGAGAGGTCGGGGCGCCGTGTCCACCCGCCTTCGCCAAAGGCTTCGGCGCGGCGAGCCCGGCCCGAGCTCTTTCCCCAACTTGTTGGGAAATCTTGGCTATTCCGGGTCCTCCGCGTCGTCCTCGCGGCCGGGAACGACATAGCGGCCGGTCAGCCAGCGGTTGAGGTCGACGTCGCGGCAGCGCGGCGAGCAGAACGGGCGGAAGGCGTGCTCGACGGGCTTGCCGCAGATCGGGCAGGCGCGCGGGGTGGCAGAGGGTGTGGCCTTGGGCGTTCGGGCTTGGTCGGTCATGGCTGGGCCGGAGCTTACATCATCTGCCGCAAGTTCCGCTGCGCTCCCTCTCCCGCTTGCTGGTAGGGCAATCGCATATGCGTGTTCGAACGCCGGCAGTTGACGGCTACTGTGCATGGGGTTGTTTTCGATATTTTGGCAGCGCGCCCCTGGGACGGGCTATCGCATCCGGCTATCGGCTCGCTGCGCGAAAGTGGATACCTCACACCGCGACGGCGTTGAGCCAGCCGTGGCGGATCGGAAAGCCCTCACCGCCGAGCAAGGTCACGGTCTCGTAGAGCGGCAGGCCGACCACATTGGTGTAGGAGCCGACCATCTTGACCACGAAGGATCCGGCGATGCCCTGCACCGCGTAGCCGCCTGCCTTGCCGCGCCATTCGCCGGAGCCGATATAGGCCTGGATGTCGTCCTCGCTGAGCCGCTTGAAGCGCACGCGGGTCTCGACCAGGCGCTGGCGGAACGCCTCGCGCGGCGTCACCACGCAGATCGCGGTGTAGACGCGATGATTGCGGCCCGACAGCAGCCGCAGGCATTGCGCGGCCTCGTCGACCAGATTGGCCTTGGGCAGGATGCGGCGGCCGACCGCGACCACGGTGTCGGCGGAAATGATGAAGGAGCCGCGCAGATCGTCGTCGAGCTGCACCGACTTCAGCGCCGCATCCGCCTTCGCGCGCGCCAGGCGATTGGCGCAGGCGCGCGGCAACTCGCCCCGCCGCGGGGTCTCGTCGACATCGGCCGGGCGCAGCGCGTCGGGCTCGATGCCGGCCTGGTTGAGCAGGGCCAGCCGCCGCGGCGAACCGGAAGCAAGAACGAATTTGGGACGGCCTAGCATGCGGGCTTTTGGGCTGAATCGGGGGGACGAACGCGGGCGGAACCTATCGGATGGGGCATGGATGCACAACCTTGGAACTGCCTGCGAATCGCGCGCCCCCTTGGAGACAAGGCCCCATAAGCACAGCTGTTTGTCAGTCTGGCGACAGGGGACGGACCTTGCAATTCGGAACACGCCGGCCGCGGCCCGAGCCTCACAAATTCGCCGCACCGGCTTTGGTGAAGCGGCGGCGGATGCGCAGCAACAGGCCGTCGCAGACCTCGCGATAGGCGGCAAGCTTCTGCTCGCGATTACCGCTGGTGCCGGTCGGATCTTGGGTCGGCCAGTATTCGACATCGGTGGCGAGCGTCCGGGTCAGATCCAGCGCCTTGTGGTGCGCCTCGGGCGACAGCGTGATGATGAGGTCGAAGTTCAGCCCCTCCCAATCCTCGAGTTCCTCGAAGGTCTGCGGCTTGTGGCCGGAAATGTCCTGGCCGAACTCGGCCATCACGGCGACCGCGAACGGATCGAGCTCGCCCTTCTTCACGCCGGCGGAACGGACATAAACGCCCTGCGGGAACATCTGCTGCAGCAGGCTTTCGGCCATCGGCGAGCGCACGGCGTTGTGGCCGCATGCGAACAGCACGGCCTGAGGAGTGCGCGCGCGCGGCGCTTCCATGCGATCAGGCTTTTTTCGACCGGGGTACGCCCCCGTGGTCTGCCGAGGCGGCGATCATCATGCGCCTCTTATTCTGGCGCATGATCTCATCCGAAAACCGGTGCCCACTTTTCGGGATCATGCGCCCTCACCCTTCCAGTGCAGCACCGTGATCAGCGTGAACAGCCGCCGCGCGGTCTCGAAATCGACGCGCACCTTGCCCTTGAGCCGCTCTTGCAGCGTGCGCGAGCCCTCGTCATGGATGCCGCGGCGGCCCATGTCGATGGCCTCGATCTTGTCCGGTGTCGCGGTCCGGATCGCCTGATAGTAACTGTCGCAGATCATGAAGTAGTCCTTCACGACACGGCGGAACGGCGTCAGCGACAACAGATGCGCCACGACAGGCGCGCCGTCCTCCTTCCGGATATCGAACATCAGCCGGTTGCCGGTGATCGCGATATGCAGGGTGTAGGGTCCCGGCCCGGCGGCGCCTTCGGGCGCGAACAGGTTCTGCTCGACCAGATCGTAGATGGCGATCGCCCGCTCATGCTCGATGTCGGGCCCGGAACGGCCGATCGATTCCTCGTCGAGCGTCACCGCGACGATGCGATTGTTGGAATCCTCGTCGTCCGGTGGCTTGTTCATGAGAGGTTGAGGCGCAATCCGACGGAACGTGAATGGGCATCGAGACCTTCGGCCTGGCCGAGCGTCATCGCGGCGGGCCCGAGCGCACGAAGCTGATCCGGCCCGCACCGCAGGATCGAGGTTCGCTTCATGAAGTCAAGCACCCCGAGACCGGACGAGAACCGCGCCGAGCGCGCGGTCGGCAGCACGTGGTTGGAGCCGCCGACATAGTCGCCGATCGCCTCCGGGGTATGGGGCCCGAGGAAGATCGCCCCGGCGTTGCGGACCTTCTTCGACAGGCCCTCGGCGTCGGCGGTCATGATCTCCAGATGCTCGGCCGCGATCGCATTGGCGAGCTCGACCGCGTCGTCGAGCTTTGCCACCATGATCACCGCACCGAAATCATCCCACGAGGCGCGCGCAATCGCCGCACGCGGCAGCGTCGCGAGCTGCGCCCCGACCGCGCGCTCGACATCGGCGGCGAGCCGCGGGCTGTCGGTGATCAGGATCGACTGCGCGCTGACGTCATGCTCGGCCTGCGCCAGCAGATCGGCCGCGATCCAGTCGGCATTGCCGGTGTCGTCGGCGATGACCAGCACCTCGGAGGGGCCGGCGATCATGTCGATGCCGACCTTGCCGAACACCAGCCGCTTGGCCGCCGCGACATAGGCGTTGCCGGGGCCGACGATCTTTGCCACTGGCGCGATCGTTGCCGTGCCGTAAGCCAAAGCGGCCACGGCCTGGGCGCCGCCGACGCGGTAGATTTCCGAGACGCCGCCGAGATGGGCTGCCGCGAGCACCAGCGGATTGAGCTTGCCATCCGGCGCCGGCACCACCATGACGACCCGCGGCACGCCGGCGACCCTGGCCGGCACCGCGTTCATCAGCACCGAGGACGGATAGGCCGCGGTTCCGCCGGGCACATAAAGCCCGACCGCATCGACCGCGCTCCAGCGCCAGCCGAGCTCGACGCCGGCGGCATCGGTGAAGCGCTCGTCCTTCGGCAGCTGGCGGCGATGAAAGGTCTCGATCCGGTCGCGCGCGAATTTCAGCGCCTCGACCGTCTTGGGGTCGCAGGCCGCAACCGCGGCGTCGATCTCGGCGGCGGTGACGCGCAGGCCGGCGGCGTCGAGATCGAGCCGGTCGAACTTCTTGGTGGCCTCGAGCAGCGCAGCATCGCCGCGGGCTGCCACGTCATCGACGATGGCGCGGGTGGCGCGCTCGACGTCGGCCGAGACCTCGCGCTTGGCCGCCAGGAATTCGCGGAAACGCTGCTCGAAATCGGCGTTCTGTCGGTCCAGGCGAACGGGCATGGCGGCTTTCTGAAGAGGACTATCGGTCCCTGCTCAATGGCGCGGCGGATAATGGCCGTCAACCCTTGGGGAGCGCTGAAAATTGCCTTCGCCGGGAAGACGGTATGTTTACCCCGGAGCCACCCCGAGGTCGTCTTCTCCGAGATCGGTCAATTCGCACTCCAGGCACTCGACATCCAGCCGCAGCGCCGCCCCCTCGCCGAACATCAGGAGCGCGCTGCCGCTCGGCGGGTCGGAGGCGTGGAATTCGATCCCGAGCAGTTCCAGGGTGGCTTCCGGGGCCTCCAGGTCGATATTGCGCGACTTGCATGCCAGCACCCGGTCGAACCGGAGCGCGGCGATCAGCCGGCGTGAGCAGGTGCCGCCCGACAGGGTCTGCTCCCAGTCCAGCCGGTTCAGGCCGACCACGAGGCGCTTCTCGTCCTGCCGCCAGACGATGTCGGCGGGCTGGACGCGGGCGTCCTGGACATGGGCGGAGATCACCGCGAGGTCATCGGCATCGAGGGCGATCAGTTTCAGCGGTGCGGGTGGGGACATGACGGTGGTTATAACGCCTTCGACCGCCGGAGGTACCAAGCTCCGTCAGGAAATCCGGCTCCAGGGAACCGGCCTTGCCGCCACCCGTCAGAGGCTGTTGATGTCCTCGCTCTCCAGCACCGGCCTCGGGTAACCGTCGCGGGCCACCTTGAGCATGGCGCGGCCGAGCTGTTCCGATGTCGTCATGTAGCTCGGGGCAACGCGAACCAGGAACGACAGCAGCGGCGCGGTCGCGACATAGATCGCCTGCACCCAACCGGTCTTGGAGCGGACCCCGTGCAGCGGCTGGATCCCGGCCGGCCGGAACATATAGGCGGCCTTGAACGGCAACTTGAGCAGGTCGTTCTCGGTCTTGCCCTTCACCCGTGCCCACATCAGCGGGCCCTGCTCGGTGGAATCGGTGCTGCGTCCGCTGACATAGCTGAACACCATGCCCGGATTGAGCCGCGCCAGCACCGTCGCCGCAGCCAGCGTGATGTCGTAGGTGAGACGCCGGTAGCGCGCCTCGTCCATGCCGATCGAGGACACGCCGAGGCAGAAGAAGCAGGCGTCGTAGCCAGTGAGCTGCGGCTCGATCGCGCTGTAATCGGTGAAATTGTCGCAGGTCAGCTCGACCAGCCTGGCGTCGCGCTGCCCAGTCGGGCTGCGCCCAACCGCGAGCACACGCTCGACGCCGGGATCGAGCAGGCATTCGCGCAGCACGCCCTGCCCGACCATGCCGGTCGCGCCAAACAGAATGACCTTCATGCGCTGTGCTCCTTTGCCGCGCTGTGCGTTTCACTAGTGGTGCACAAAAATATCTTTGTGCGCGAATCTCGTGAGGAGGGCACGTCAGTCAGGCTCCCTCCCCCCTTGCGGGGGAGGGCTGGGGAGAGGGGTAAGCCCCGGGCGAGATGGGCGACGAAGCAGTTGGTATCGCAATCTTGTTAGCGGCAAGAATTCGAGGGAGCGCGTCGTGTGGCTACCCCTCTCCCTAACCCTCCCCCGCAAGGGGGGAGGGAACCCTTTCGTCGGTGGCTCCCTTACGTACGTGCGCCTAGGCTGCGTTGGTCGAGGCGGCACTGACGCAGAGCGCAGGCTCTCTCACCTCACCCCTTGATGAACGCCAACAGATCCCTGTTGATGGTCTCGGCCTCCGTCGTCGGCATGCCGTGCGGAAAGCCCTTGTAGGTCTTCAGCGTGCCGTTCTTCAGAAGCTTGGCCGACAGCGGAGCGGAATCGGCATAGGGCACGATCTGGTCGTCGTCGCCATGCATCACCAGCACCGGCACGTTGATCTTCTTCAGGTCCTCGGTGAAGTCGGTCTGCGAGAACGCGACGATGCCGTCGTAATGCGCTTTCGCGCCGCCCATCATGCCCTGCCGCCACCAGTTCTGGATCACGGCTTCCGACGGCTTTGCGCCGGGCCGGTTGTAGCCATAGAACGGCCCGGCCGGCAGATCGCG
This Bradyrhizobium sp. CCBAU 53421 DNA region includes the following protein-coding sequences:
- a CDS encoding low molecular weight phosphatase family protein, which gives rise to MEAPRARTPQAVLFACGHNAVRSPMAESLLQQMFPQGVYVRSAGVKKGELDPFAVAVMAEFGQDISGHKPQTFEELEDWEGLNFDLIITLSPEAHHKALDLTRTLATDVEYWPTQDPTGTSGNREQKLAAYREVCDGLLLRIRRRFTKAGAANL
- a CDS encoding epimerase; this translates as MKVILFGATGMVGQGVLRECLLDPGVERVLAVGRSPTGQRDARLVELTCDNFTDYSAIEPQLTGYDACFFCLGVSSIGMDEARYRRLTYDITLAAATVLARLNPGMVFSYVSGRSTDSTEQGPLMWARVKGKTENDLLKLPFKAAYMFRPAGIQPLHGVRSKTGWVQAIYVATAPLLSFLVRVAPSYMTTSEQLGRAMLKVARDGYPRPVLESEDINSL
- the hisD gene encoding histidinol dehydrogenase; protein product: MPVRLDRQNADFEQRFREFLAAKREVSADVERATRAIVDDVAARGDAALLEATKKFDRLDLDAAGLRVTAAEIDAAVAACDPKTVEALKFARDRIETFHRRQLPKDERFTDAAGVELGWRWSAVDAVGLYVPGGTAAYPSSVLMNAVPARVAGVPRVVMVVPAPDGKLNPLVLAAAHLGGVSEIYRVGGAQAVAALAYGTATIAPVAKIVGPGNAYVAAAKRLVFGKVGIDMIAGPSEVLVIADDTGNADWIAADLLAQAEHDVSAQSILITDSPRLAADVERAVGAQLATLPRAAIARASWDDFGAVIMVAKLDDAVELANAIAAEHLEIMTADAEGLSKKVRNAGAIFLGPHTPEAIGDYVGGSNHVLPTARSARFSSGLGVLDFMKRTSILRCGPDQLRALGPAAMTLGQAEGLDAHSRSVGLRLNLS
- the yacG gene encoding DNA gyrase inhibitor YacG produces the protein MTDQARTPKATPSATPRACPICGKPVEHAFRPFCSPRCRDVDLNRWLTGRYVVPGREDDAEDPE
- a CDS encoding UPF0262 family protein; amino-acid sequence: MNKPPDDEDSNNRIVAVTLDEESIGRSGPDIEHERAIAIYDLVEQNLFAPEGAAGPGPYTLHIAITGNRLMFDIRKEDGAPVVAHLLSLTPFRRVVKDYFMICDSYYQAIRTATPDKIEAIDMGRRGIHDEGSRTLQERLKGKVRVDFETARRLFTLITVLHWKGEGA
- a CDS encoding Maf-like protein, which gives rise to MLGRPKFVLASGSPRRLALLNQAGIEPDALRPADVDETPRRGELPRACANRLARAKADAALKSVQLDDDLRGSFIISADTVVAVGRRILPKANLVDEAAQCLRLLSGRNHRVYTAICVVTPREAFRQRLVETRVRFKRLSEDDIQAYIGSGEWRGKAGGYAVQGIAGSFVVKMVGSYTNVVGLPLYETVTLLGGEGFPIRHGWLNAVAV
- a CDS encoding DUF2948 family protein — protein: MSPPAPLKLIALDADDLAVISAHVQDARVQPADIVWRQDEKRLVVGLNRLDWEQTLSGGTCSRRLIAALRFDRVLACKSRNIDLEAPEATLELLGIEFHASDPPSGSALLMFGEGAALRLDVECLECELTDLGEDDLGVAPG